The stretch of DNA AGGCCCGGTGGAACCGGGAGCCGGGATACGAGCGCGTCGGCTTGGTCGAACGACGCTTCGGGGGCGAGGGCGCGCGAGAGGTGCAGCGCGGCCCGCATCCCGAGCGCGACGGCCTCGCCGTGCGTGAACGTCCCGTAGCCCGCCGCGCGCTCGATGGCGTGGGCGAACGTGTGGCCGAAGTTGAGGAGCGCCCGCCGTCCCGCCTCGCGCTCGTCCTCGGCCACGATGACCGCTTTGATCGCCGCTGTCCGCCGGACGAGAGGCGCGACGACCGACGGCTCGCGGGCCAGTACCTCGTCCCACCGCGCACCGAGCCAGCCCACGAAGTCTGCGTCGGCGATGAGGGCCGATTTGACGACCTCGGCCAGCCCGCTCGCGTAGTCGCGCGCGGAGAGCGTCTGGAGCGTCGCCGGGTCGGCCACGACGAGGCGAGGCTGCCAGATGGCCCCGATCAGGTTCTTGCCGGCCGCGTGGTTGATGCCGGTCTTGCCGCCGACGGCGCTGTCGGCCTGCGCAATGAGCGTCGTCGGAAGCTGGACGAGCGGGAGGCCGCGCAGCAGCGTCGCCGCTGCGAACCCCGCGAGGTCGCCCACGACCCCGCCGCCGAGGGCCAGCACCGGCGTCGCCCGGTCGATGCCGAGGCCGAGCGCCCAGCCGTAGAGCGCTTCCAGCCGCTCGGCCGACTTGCTCGCTTCGCCCGGCGGGAGGACGTGCGCGCGGACCGTCCAGCCGCCGCTCCCGAGTGCGTCGCGCAGCGAATCGAGGTAGAGCGCCGCGACCGTCTCGTCGGTCACGACGAGGCAGCGACCCGCACGAAGCCCAACCTCACCGAGCAGCACCGGCGTGTCGGCGAGAGGGCGGAGGTGGACCGCGTAGGCGCGGCCGTCGCCGAGCGGGACTGAGACCGG from Bacteroidota bacterium encodes:
- the aroB gene encoding 3-dehydroquinate synthase — encoded protein: MAALSPVSVPLGDGRAYAVHLRPLADTPVLLGEVGLRAGRCLVVTDETVAALYLDSLRDALGSGGWTVRAHVLPPGEASKSAERLEALYGWALGLGIDRATPVLALGGGVVGDLAGFAAATLLRGLPLVQLPTTLIAQADSAVGGKTGINHAAGKNLIGAIWQPRLVVADPATLQTLSARDYASGLAEVVKSALIADADFVGWLGARWDEVLAREPSVVAPLVRRTAAIKAVIVAEDEREAGRRALLNFGHTFAHAIERAAGYGTFTHGEAVALGMRAALHLSRALAPEASFDQADALVSRLPVPPGLAQIPTEALTDAMATDKKRRAGRLRFVVLGKIGQARLAADVTPEAVAAAWEAAKAS